Proteins from a single region of Sphingomonas morindae:
- the argH gene encoding argininosuccinate lyase — MWGGRFAEGPAAVMREINASIPFDKRLWRQDIAGSKAHVAMLGAQGIVSPEDAARIADGLDRVAAVYAAEGVPEDLALEDIHMATESRLAEEIGAVAGRLHTARSRNDQVATDFRLWVRDAIDAVDAGLKALQTALVARADAHAATVMPGYTHLQAAQPVTLGHHLLAYYEMVRRDRSRFRDARARLNECPLGAAALAGTGFPIDRRATAAALGFDRPTANSLDSVSDRDFALDYLMAAAQASLHLSRLAEEIVLWASQPFGFVRLPDQWSTGSSIMPQKRNPDAAELVRGHAGRITGCLTALMITMKGLPLAYSKDMQDDKPPVFEAHDLLALSIAAMTGMIETLDFRPERMRAAAEAGFITATDLADRLVRVAGVPFREAHHITGAAVKLAEQQGCALSDLSLEALQAIDPRIDEGVQAALSIDASVAARASEGGTAPERVREAVARARAALEAGA; from the coding sequence ATGTGGGGCGGGCGCTTCGCCGAAGGCCCGGCCGCGGTGATGCGCGAGATCAACGCTTCGATCCCGTTCGACAAGAGGCTTTGGCGGCAGGACATAGCCGGCTCCAAGGCGCATGTCGCCATGCTTGGCGCGCAGGGCATCGTTTCGCCGGAGGATGCCGCCCGCATCGCCGACGGGCTCGATCGCGTCGCCGCCGTCTATGCCGCCGAGGGCGTGCCGGAGGATCTCGCGCTCGAGGATATCCATATGGCGACCGAGAGCCGGCTCGCCGAGGAGATCGGCGCGGTTGCCGGGCGGCTCCACACCGCGCGCTCGCGCAACGATCAGGTGGCAACCGATTTCCGCCTCTGGGTGCGCGACGCGATCGATGCGGTGGATGCGGGGCTGAAGGCGCTCCAGACGGCGCTGGTGGCGCGCGCCGACGCGCATGCCGCCACCGTGATGCCGGGCTATACGCATTTGCAGGCGGCGCAGCCGGTCACGCTCGGCCATCACCTGCTCGCCTATTACGAGATGGTGCGCCGCGATCGCTCGCGCTTCCGCGATGCGCGCGCGCGGCTCAACGAATGCCCGCTCGGCGCCGCCGCGCTGGCGGGCACCGGCTTTCCGATCGATCGCCGCGCCACCGCCGCCGCGCTCGGGTTCGACCGGCCGACCGCCAATTCGCTCGATTCGGTGTCGGACCGCGATTTCGCGCTCGATTATCTGATGGCGGCGGCGCAGGCATCGCTGCACCTGTCGCGGCTGGCCGAGGAGATCGTGCTCTGGGCCTCGCAGCCCTTCGGCTTTGTCCGCCTGCCCGACCAATGGTCGACCGGCTCGTCGATCATGCCGCAGAAGCGCAACCCGGACGCGGCCGAGCTGGTGCGCGGCCATGCCGGCCGCATCACCGGCTGCCTGACCGCGCTGATGATCACGATGAAGGGCCTGCCGCTCGCCTATTCCAAGGATATGCAGGACGACAAGCCGCCCGTGTTCGAGGCGCATGATCTGCTCGCCCTGTCGATCGCGGCGATGACGGGGATGATCGAGACGCTCGATTTCCGGCCCGAGCGGATGCGCGCCGCCGCCGAGGCCGGTTTCATCACCGCCACCGATCTGGCCGACCGGCTGGTGCGCGTGGCGGGCGTCCCCTTCCGCGAGGCGCACCACATCACCGGCGCGGCGGTCAAGCTGGCGGAGCAGCAGGGCTGCGCCTTGTCCGATTTGTCGCTGGAGGCGCTGCAGGCCATCGATCCGCGCATCGATGAAGGCGTGCAGGCCGCGCTCTCGATCGATGCCTCGGTCGCCGCACGCGCCAGCGAGGGCGGCACTGCGCCCGAGCGCGTGCGCGAGGCGGTGGCGCGCGCCCGCGCGGCGCTGGAGGCGGGCGCGTGA
- the lysA gene encoding diaminopimelate decarboxylase, with product MDHFTLRDGVLHAEDVSLVRLAEAVGTPAYVYSTATIRRHARVFADAVAGLGRGAPLIAFAVKANPNVAVLSLLAGLGYGADVVSGGELRRARRAGIAPEKIVFSGVGKTEAEMAFALEEGIGQFNLESEEEAALLSQVASRMGRTAPVAFRVNPDVDAGTHAKISTGRSENKFGIPYDSAPAAYARVAALPGLAVRGVAVHIGSQLTDLAPLERAFAKIGALVAALRADGHAIAYADLGGGLGVPYDPDRPAPPSPAAYGAMVARVTQGWDVQLLFEPGRLIVGNAGILLTRVIRVKPGASTPFVIVDAGMNDLMRPALYDAWHAMRAVTPRGDLFSANIVGPVCETGDTFATERRMDRVEGGDLVAFLTAGAYGATMASTYNSRPLTPEILVNGPEWATIRARQTIEALIDADIMPQWTHP from the coding sequence ATGGATCATTTCACCCTGCGCGACGGCGTGCTCCACGCCGAGGACGTGTCGCTCGTCCGCCTCGCCGAGGCGGTAGGGACCCCCGCCTATGTCTATTCCACCGCCACGATCCGCCGCCACGCGCGGGTGTTCGCGGACGCGGTGGCGGGGCTGGGCCGCGGCGCGCCGCTGATCGCCTTCGCGGTCAAGGCCAATCCCAATGTGGCGGTGCTCAGCCTGCTCGCCGGGCTCGGCTATGGCGCCGATGTCGTGTCGGGCGGCGAACTGCGCCGGGCGCGGCGCGCCGGCATCGCGCCGGAGAAGATCGTCTTTTCCGGCGTCGGCAAGACCGAGGCGGAAATGGCGTTCGCGCTCGAGGAGGGGATCGGCCAGTTCAACCTCGAATCGGAGGAGGAGGCGGCGCTGCTCTCGCAGGTGGCGAGCCGGATGGGCCGCACGGCGCCGGTCGCCTTCCGCGTCAATCCCGATGTCGATGCCGGCACCCACGCCAAGATCTCGACGGGCCGGTCCGAGAACAAGTTCGGCATTCCCTATGACAGCGCGCCGGCCGCCTATGCGCGCGTCGCGGCGCTGCCGGGCCTCGCGGTGCGCGGTGTCGCCGTCCATATCGGCAGCCAGCTCACCGATCTCGCGCCGCTGGAGCGCGCCTTCGCCAAGATCGGCGCGCTGGTGGCCGCGCTGCGCGCCGACGGCCATGCCATCGCCTATGCCGATCTCGGGGGCGGGCTGGGCGTGCCCTATGATCCGGACCGCCCCGCGCCGCCGAGCCCCGCCGCCTATGGCGCGATGGTGGCGCGCGTGACGCAAGGCTGGGACGTGCAGCTGCTGTTCGAGCCGGGCCGGCTGATCGTGGGCAATGCGGGCATTCTGCTCACCCGAGTCATTCGGGTGAAACCGGGCGCTTCTACCCCCTTCGTCATTGTCGACGCCGGGATGAACGATCTGATGCGCCCCGCCTTGTACGATGCCTGGCACGCGATGCGCGCGGTAACGCCCCGCGGCGACCTGTTCAGCGCCAATATCGTCGGGCCGGTGTGCGAAACGGGCGATACCTTCGCCACCGAACGCCGCATGGACCGGGTGGAAGGAGGCGATCTGGTCGCCTTCCTCACCGCCGGCGCCTATGGCGCGACCATGGCGAGCACCTATAACAGCCGCCCGCTGACCCCGGAAATTTTGGTGAATGGGCCAGAATGGGCGACGATTCGCGCCCGCCAGACAATCGAGGCGTTGATCGACGCTGATATAATGCCACAATGGACGCACCCGTAA
- the galU gene encoding UTP--glucose-1-phosphate uridylyltransferase GalU: MAKAVRKAVFPVAGFGTRFLPATKAVPKELLPIVDKPLIQYAVDEALAAGIEQMIFVTGRGKGAIEDYFDTAFEIEADLVAKNKKDILELVGKTRLGPGEAAFVRQQKMSGLGHAVWCARHLTGDEPFAVLLPDELLWNPAKPCLSQMMDTYDAKGGSVIAVVDVPKAHTKRYGIVDPGAVEGAAIEVKGFIEKPDPESAPSTLAAVGRYILDPEVMRLLETQEHGAGGEIQLTDALAKLIGQQAFHAHVFEGARHDCGEKLGFIQANIALALERDDVGPGLRDYLKTL, translated from the coding sequence ATGGCGAAAGCGGTACGCAAGGCGGTCTTCCCGGTGGCGGGGTTCGGAACGCGGTTCCTTCCCGCGACCAAGGCCGTTCCCAAGGAATTGCTGCCGATCGTCGACAAGCCGCTCATCCAATATGCGGTGGATGAGGCGCTGGCGGCGGGGATCGAGCAGATGATCTTCGTCACCGGACGCGGCAAGGGCGCGATCGAGGATTATTTCGACACGGCCTTCGAGATCGAGGCCGATCTCGTCGCCAAGAACAAGAAGGACATTCTCGAGCTGGTCGGCAAGACGCGGCTCGGGCCGGGCGAGGCGGCGTTCGTCCGCCAGCAGAAAATGTCGGGTCTCGGCCATGCCGTGTGGTGCGCGCGCCATCTGACCGGCGACGAGCCCTTCGCGGTGCTGCTGCCGGACGAACTGCTCTGGAACCCGGCCAAGCCCTGCCTGTCGCAGATGATGGACACCTACGACGCCAAGGGCGGCAGCGTGATCGCCGTGGTGGACGTGCCCAAGGCGCACACCAAGCGCTACGGCATCGTCGATCCCGGCGCGGTCGAGGGCGCGGCGATCGAGGTGAAGGGCTTTATCGAGAAGCCCGATCCCGAAAGCGCGCCGTCGACGCTCGCGGCGGTCGGCCGGTACATTCTGGATCCCGAGGTCATGCGCCTGCTCGAGACGCAGGAACATGGCGCCGGCGGCGAGATCCAGCTCACCGATGCGCTTGCCAAGCTGATCGGCCAGCAGGCCTTCCACGCCCATGTGTTCGAGGGCGCGCGCCACGATTGCGGCGAGAAGCTGGGCTTCATCCAGGCCAATATCGCGCTCGCGCTGGAGCGGGACGATGTCGGCCCCGGCCTCCGGGACTATCTGAAGACGCTCTGA
- a CDS encoding precorrin-2 dehydrogenase/sirohydrochlorin ferrochelatase family protein yields MHSLPLFVRLAGRPVIVLGQGEAAEAKRRLLRRAGAEPAEEGAPAALAIVAIEEPAAAEAAVARLRARGILVNAVDRPALCDFTLPAIVDRDPLLIAIGTGGASAGLAKALRQRLEAWLPAGLGGLARALHAARPVLRARLPDAADRRRAIDAALAPGGPLDPLADPPVDAVHAWAAGAEAVPAARIETVTVDSPDPDALTLRAARLLGQADWICHAADMPPALLDRARADAARHAAPEPPADASGLVVRLVWAD; encoded by the coding sequence ATGCACAGCCTGCCCCTCTTCGTCCGCCTCGCGGGACGCCCGGTGATCGTGCTCGGCCAGGGCGAGGCCGCCGAGGCCAAGCGCCGCCTGCTCCGCCGCGCCGGCGCCGAGCCGGCGGAGGAAGGCGCGCCCGCCGCGCTCGCCATCGTCGCGATCGAGGAGCCGGCGGCGGCCGAGGCGGCGGTGGCGCGGCTGCGCGCGCGGGGCATTCTGGTGAACGCGGTCGACCGGCCTGCCTTGTGCGATTTCACCCTGCCCGCGATCGTCGATCGCGATCCGCTGCTGATCGCGATCGGCACCGGGGGCGCCTCGGCCGGGCTCGCCAAGGCTCTGCGGCAGAGGCTGGAGGCCTGGCTGCCGGCGGGGCTGGGCGGGCTTGCCCGCGCGCTCCATGCCGCCCGGCCGGTGCTGCGCGCGCGCCTGCCGGACGCGGCCGATCGACGCCGCGCGATCGATGCCGCGCTCGCGCCCGGCGGCCCGCTCGATCCGCTGGCGGATCCGCCCGTCGACGCCGTTCACGCCTGGGCGGCGGGGGCGGAGGCCGTGCCGGCCGCGCGGATCGAGACGGTGACGGTCGATTCGCCCGATCCCGATGCGCTCACGCTGCGCGCGGCGCGGCTGCTTGGCCAGGCCGACTGGATCTGCCACGCGGCCGACATGCCGCCCGCGCTGCTTGATCGCGCCCGCGCCGATGCCGCGCGCCATGCCGCGCCCGAGCCGCCGGCGGACGCATCCGGGCTGGTGGTGCGGCTGGTCTGGGCGGATTGA
- the msrB gene encoding peptide-methionine (R)-S-oxide reductase MsrB has product MDDMRKLDEAQWRERLTPEQYHILREAGTERAFTGRYWNNHETGEYLCAACGAELFDSDTKYDSGSGWPSFTAPVDRAAVDALVDRSHGMVRTEVRCARCDSHLGHVFPDGPGADGLRFCINSASLRFEPR; this is encoded by the coding sequence ATGGACGACATGCGGAAACTCGACGAGGCGCAGTGGCGCGAGCGGCTGACGCCAGAGCAATATCATATCCTCCGCGAGGCGGGCACCGAGCGCGCCTTTACCGGCCGCTACTGGAACAACCACGAGACCGGCGAATATCTCTGCGCCGCCTGCGGGGCCGAGCTGTTCGACAGCGACACCAAATATGATTCGGGCAGCGGCTGGCCGAGCTTCACCGCGCCGGTCGATCGCGCGGCGGTGGATGCGTTGGTCGATCGCAGCCATGGCATGGTGCGCACCGAAGTGCGCTGCGCGCGCTGCGACAGCCATCTCGGCCATGTCTTTCCGGACGGACCCGGCGCCGACGGGCTGCGCTTCTGCATCAATTCGGCATCGCTGCGGTTCGAGCCGCGCTGA
- a CDS encoding APH(3') family aminoglycoside O-phosphotransferase, with product MDEARERAVTAPWVPSCLVERLAGRRWFRDQVGEAGAAVYRLHAAPGDDLYLKHGTDACADAVTDEMARLVWLAPRIAVPRLRHFVRTEREAWLLTDAVPGRTAWQQLAAARDASERAALARLLGGGLAAWHALPVGDCPFDSGHGLRLGQARARMIAGLVDEDDFAPEHRGWSAAQLWEEMTMLVPTEIEPVVTHGDFSLDNILIEQGRISGYIDVGLAGRADRYQDIAILWQSLGAFGDAAREAFLAAYGLAAPDPARLAFHGCLDEFF from the coding sequence ATGGACGAGGCGCGCGAGCGTGCGGTAACGGCGCCCTGGGTCCCGTCCTGCCTGGTGGAGCGGCTCGCCGGCCGGCGCTGGTTCCGCGATCAGGTGGGCGAGGCCGGCGCGGCGGTCTATCGGCTGCACGCCGCGCCGGGCGACGATCTCTATCTCAAACATGGCACCGACGCCTGCGCCGACGCGGTCACGGACGAGATGGCCCGGCTCGTCTGGCTCGCGCCGCGCATCGCGGTGCCGCGGCTGCGCCACTTCGTCCGCACCGAGCGCGAGGCGTGGCTGTTGACCGACGCCGTGCCGGGCCGCACCGCCTGGCAGCAACTCGCCGCCGCCCGTGACGCTTCCGAGCGCGCCGCGCTGGCGCGGCTGCTCGGCGGTGGCCTCGCCGCGTGGCACGCGCTGCCGGTGGGGGATTGTCCGTTCGACAGCGGCCATGGCCTGCGGCTCGGCCAGGCGCGCGCGCGGATGATCGCCGGCCTTGTCGACGAGGACGATTTCGCGCCCGAGCATCGCGGCTGGAGTGCCGCGCAGTTGTGGGAGGAAATGACGATGCTGGTGCCGACCGAGATCGAGCCGGTCGTCACCCATGGCGATTTCTCGCTCGACAATATCCTGATCGAGCAGGGGCGGATCAGCGGCTATATCGATGTCGGCCTGGCCGGGCGCGCCGATCGCTATCAGGATATCGCGATCCTGTGGCAAAGCCTTGGCGCGTTCGGCGACGCGGCGCGCGAGGCCTTTCTCGCCGCCTATGGCCTCGCCGCGCCCGATCCGGCCCGGCTCGCCTTCCATGGCTGCCTCGACGAATTCTTCTGA
- a CDS encoding transglycosylase domain-containing protein, with protein MTGLKIGLGLAVVALVALAVAVGVTMSSLPSFDQLKTSQNGQMIRVHAQDGTVLVSLGPSYGQWLRFDQIPQVMKDAMISVEDRRFRYHPGVDPIGILRSVEVRAQRGHWRQGGSTITQQLARNVFLTNNKTWSRKLREGVVALALERRFSKDQILELYLNKVYFGGGSYGIDAASRKFFGHGADHLSLAEAAIIAGLVKAPSNYSPTADAQAAVGRAGVVLETMVETGAISHAEAAAANPEAVRLAPEPKQNSVRYFTDWALPQLDTLIDDQTDPLDVWTTLDLNMQRSADRAIHADTPAGLQGALVAMERDGAVRAMVGGRDYIASIYNRATQAQRQPGSAWKLFVYLAAIEAGHKPDEAIVDEPVTINGWSPRNDERTYSGQINIRTAFAFSLNTVAAKLGQMVGFETVADMARRFGITTPINTHPSMVLGTSDVRLIDMVRAFAEIDNQGVAVTPYAITKVVGPDNRVLYEHAAPEPRVLVAPWVAAEMTDLLQTAVNTGTARAAQIGRPVAGKTGTTSSNKDGWFLGFSSGLTTGIWMGRDDARPNPGLYGGRAPAHAFADFMREAVANRPVTPFQTGVTLPEWQLEPDDEAYYGAPDSGIPTLEGNGQAVMPERPADGTDGDPGAPLPDPSISSPGRRAPRAAPPPADDDDWQGPPPPPVNNGPTGAHLDERWLDSVLGRNAAPPSGRR; from the coding sequence ATGACCGGGTTGAAGATCGGCCTTGGGCTGGCGGTGGTGGCGCTGGTCGCGCTCGCCGTGGCGGTGGGCGTGACGATGAGCTCGCTGCCCAGCTTCGATCAGCTCAAGACATCGCAGAACGGCCAGATGATTCGCGTGCACGCGCAGGATGGCACGGTGCTGGTGTCGCTCGGGCCGAGCTATGGCCAATGGCTGCGCTTCGATCAGATCCCGCAGGTGATGAAGGACGCGATGATCTCGGTCGAGGATCGCCGCTTCCGCTATCATCCCGGCGTCGATCCGATCGGCATTCTTCGCTCGGTCGAGGTGCGGGCGCAGCGCGGCCATTGGCGCCAGGGCGGCTCCACCATCACCCAGCAGCTGGCCCGCAACGTCTTCCTCACCAACAACAAGACCTGGTCGCGCAAGCTGCGCGAGGGCGTGGTGGCGCTGGCGCTGGAACGGCGCTTCTCGAAGGATCAGATCCTCGAGCTGTATCTGAACAAGGTCTATTTCGGCGGCGGCAGCTATGGCATCGATGCCGCCAGCCGCAAATTCTTCGGCCATGGCGCCGATCATCTCAGCCTCGCCGAGGCGGCGATCATCGCCGGCCTGGTCAAGGCGCCGTCCAACTATTCGCCCACCGCCGATGCCCAGGCCGCCGTGGGGCGCGCCGGCGTGGTGCTGGAGACGATGGTCGAGACGGGCGCGATCAGCCATGCCGAAGCCGCCGCCGCCAATCCCGAGGCGGTGCGCCTCGCGCCCGAGCCCAAGCAGAACAGCGTCCGCTATTTCACCGACTGGGCGCTGCCCCAGCTCGATACGCTGATCGACGACCAGACCGATCCGCTCGACGTCTGGACGACGCTGGACCTGAACATGCAGCGCTCGGCGGATCGCGCCATCCATGCCGATACGCCGGCGGGCCTGCAGGGCGCGCTGGTGGCGATGGAGCGCGACGGCGCGGTGCGCGCGATGGTGGGTGGCCGCGACTATATCGCCTCGATCTACAACCGCGCCACCCAGGCGCAGCGCCAGCCCGGATCGGCCTGGAAGCTGTTCGTCTATCTCGCGGCGATCGAGGCCGGCCACAAGCCGGACGAGGCGATCGTCGACGAACCGGTGACGATCAACGGCTGGAGCCCGCGCAACGACGAGCGCACCTATTCCGGCCAGATCAACATCCGCACCGCCTTCGCCTTCTCGCTCAACACCGTCGCCGCCAAACTGGGGCAGATGGTGGGCTTCGAGACGGTGGCCGATATGGCGCGGCGCTTCGGCATTACCACCCCGATCAACACCCATCCCTCGATGGTGCTGGGCACTTCGGACGTGCGGCTGATCGATATGGTGCGCGCCTTCGCCGAGATCGACAATCAGGGCGTGGCCGTCACCCCCTATGCGATCACCAAGGTGGTCGGCCCGGACAACCGCGTGCTCTACGAACATGCCGCGCCCGAGCCGCGCGTGCTGGTCGCGCCCTGGGTCGCCGCCGAGATGACCGATCTGCTGCAGACGGCGGTGAACACCGGCACGGCGCGCGCCGCGCAGATCGGCCGGCCGGTGGCGGGCAAGACGGGCACGACCTCGTCCAACAAGGATGGCTGGTTCCTGGGCTTCTCCTCCGGCCTGACCACGGGGATCTGGATGGGCCGCGACGATGCCCGGCCCAATCCCGGCCTCTATGGCGGCCGTGCGCCGGCGCACGCCTTTGCCGATTTCATGCGCGAGGCGGTGGCCAACCGCCCGGTCACCCCGTTCCAGACCGGCGTGACCCTGCCCGAATGGCAGCTCGAGCCCGATGACGAGGCCTATTATGGCGCGCCCGACAGCGGCATTCCCACGCTGGAGGGCAATGGCCAGGCGGTGATGCCCGAGCGGCCCGCCGACGGCACCGATGGCGATCCCGGCGCGCCCCTGCCGGATCCCTCGATCAGCAGCCCCGGTCGCCGCGCCCCGCGCGCCGCGCCGCCGCCGGCCGATGACGATGATTGGCAGGGCCCGCCGCCGCCGCCCGTGAACAACGGGCCGACCGGCGCGCATCTCGACGAGCGCTGGCTGGATTCGGTGCTCGGGCGGAATGCCGCGCCGCCGTCCGGGCGACGCTGA
- a CDS encoding mechanosensitive ion channel family protein gives MAQPLRGGDAPVTMVALVVAGVLLMLPLRVLAIRLVARLLGRQGDGSLKPVLQAVLSVLISLLAFGFGAALILHGVEAGLPLLAITRQLGQTAVAGAATFGFAFGLGRALRAEPPERRPLPPTLVPDHVYALYLPLWGLMLALSGLTEQVAALTHASDSSRALAHGLVLLVEALLLGGFLVAIGRSRDAAMREADYSPASASLALTALAWGVLLVGLIGFLVGAISFAVLLYQELIWVMLVAAFAMLLVRTLDAAIDWGLRGDRAPRRFATHVVGIRPERLNQAALLLGAAATLLIWLSAISLMIAPLGSRGVALVDTLRGGALLVELRRLHVRPGTLAAALGVLIAGVALMRMLKRWLDTRFLPATALDTGTRAAIVTGIGYACILVILLAVTAALGIDLNKVTLIAGALSVGIGFGLQSIIQNFVSGVILLAERPVKVGDWVSVAGAEGSVRHIRVRATEVVTADGSVAIVPNSSFISSAVTNRTGAGIVGRIEVPVRVGGLPGAKAAHDRVLALVETLDGLRTDPAPRLLFTDMTADGYGFTLRVYAAAGQSLAEMRSRLLYALADGLGEDLKVTLG, from the coding sequence TTGGCGCAGCCGCTGCGGGGCGGCGACGCGCCGGTGACGATGGTGGCGCTGGTGGTGGCGGGCGTGCTGCTGATGCTGCCGCTGCGCGTGCTGGCGATCCGGCTGGTGGCGCGTCTGCTCGGCCGGCAGGGCGATGGCAGCCTCAAGCCGGTGCTCCAGGCGGTGCTGTCGGTGCTGATCAGCCTGCTCGCCTTCGGCTTCGGCGCCGCGCTGATCCTGCACGGCGTCGAGGCGGGGCTGCCGCTGCTCGCCATCACCCGCCAGCTTGGGCAGACGGCGGTGGCGGGCGCCGCCACCTTTGGCTTCGCCTTCGGCCTGGGCCGCGCGCTGCGCGCCGAGCCGCCCGAGCGCCGGCCGCTGCCGCCCACGCTCGTGCCCGATCACGTCTATGCGCTCTATCTGCCGCTCTGGGGGCTGATGCTGGCGCTGTCGGGGCTCACCGAACAGGTCGCCGCGCTCACCCATGCCTCGGATTCGTCGCGGGCGCTGGCGCATGGGCTGGTGCTGCTGGTGGAGGCGCTGCTGCTTGGCGGCTTCCTCGTGGCGATCGGCCGCAGCCGCGATGCCGCGATGCGCGAGGCCGATTACAGCCCCGCCAGCGCCAGCCTCGCGCTCACCGCCCTCGCCTGGGGCGTGCTGCTGGTGGGGCTGATCGGCTTCCTGGTCGGCGCGATCAGCTTCGCGGTGCTGCTCTACCAGGAGCTGATCTGGGTGATGCTGGTGGCGGCCTTCGCGATGCTGCTGGTGCGCACCCTGGATGCGGCGATCGACTGGGGGCTGCGCGGCGATCGCGCGCCGCGCCGCTTCGCCACCCATGTCGTCGGCATCCGTCCCGAGCGGCTCAACCAGGCGGCGCTGCTGCTCGGCGCCGCCGCGACGCTGCTGATCTGGCTGAGCGCGATCAGCCTGATGATCGCTCCGCTCGGCAGCCGCGGCGTGGCGCTGGTGGATACGCTGCGCGGCGGCGCGCTGCTCGTCGAGCTGCGGCGGCTCCATGTCCGGCCCGGCACGCTCGCGGCGGCGCTGGGGGTGCTGATCGCGGGCGTGGCGCTGATGCGGATGCTCAAGCGCTGGCTGGACACGCGCTTCCTGCCCGCCACCGCGCTCGACACCGGCACGCGCGCGGCGATCGTCACCGGCATCGGCTATGCCTGCATCCTCGTCATCCTGCTCGCCGTCACCGCCGCTTTGGGCATCGATCTCAACAAGGTGACGCTGATCGCCGGCGCGCTCTCGGTGGGCATCGGCTTTGGCCTGCAATCGATCATCCAGAATTTCGTCTCGGGCGTGATCCTGCTCGCCGAGCGGCCGGTGAAGGTGGGGGACTGGGTGTCGGTGGCGGGCGCGGAGGGCAGCGTGCGCCATATCCGCGTGCGTGCGACCGAGGTGGTGACGGCGGATGGCAGCGTCGCGATCGTGCCCAACTCCTCCTTCATCTCCAGCGCCGTCACCAACCGGACCGGTGCCGGCATCGTCGGCCGGATCGAAGTGCCGGTGCGGGTCGGCGGCCTGCCGGGCGCGAAGGCCGCGCATGATCGGGTGCTGGCGCTGGTCGAGACGCTGGACGGGCTGCGCACCGATCCGGCGCCGCGCCTGCTCTTCACCGACATGACCGCCGATGGCTATGGCTTCACCCTGCGCGTCTATGCGGCGGCGGGGCAATCGCTCGCGGAGATGCGCAGCCGGCTGCTCTATGCGCTGGCCGACGGGCTGGGCGAGGATCTCAAAGTGACGCTCGGCTAG
- a CDS encoding DUF72 domain-containing protein, with amino-acid sequence MQAGRIRIGIGGWIFPPWRGSFYPAGWPQARELDYAASRLTAIEVNGTYYSRQKPATFAAWAKAAPDGFVFALKASRFCTNRRVLADAGEGIARFLDQGLVELGDRLGPILWQFMPTKRFDAEDFGAFLRLLPAAHGGLPLQHVVDVRHESFVDPAFIALIRAAGVALVHTDSSDYPAIGDASGPIRYARLMAARAEEPTGYAAPEIARFAALARDWAAGGDPDQPFAHAAADPAPARPRDTFLFYINGAKLRAPHAALATIAAL; translated from the coding sequence ATGCAGGCAGGGCGCATCCGCATCGGCATCGGCGGCTGGATCTTCCCGCCATGGCGCGGGAGCTTCTATCCGGCCGGCTGGCCGCAGGCGCGCGAGCTGGACTATGCTGCCAGCCGTCTCACCGCGATCGAGGTGAACGGCACCTATTATTCCCGGCAGAAGCCCGCCACCTTCGCCGCTTGGGCCAAGGCGGCGCCGGACGGCTTCGTCTTCGCGCTCAAGGCGTCGCGCTTCTGCACCAATCGTCGCGTCCTGGCCGATGCCGGGGAGGGGATTGCGCGCTTCCTCGATCAGGGGCTGGTCGAGCTGGGCGATCGGCTGGGGCCGATCCTGTGGCAGTTCATGCCCACCAAGCGCTTCGATGCCGAGGATTTTGGCGCCTTTCTGCGGCTGCTGCCCGCAGCCCATGGCGGCCTGCCCTTGCAGCATGTGGTGGATGTGCGGCACGAAAGCTTTGTCGATCCCGCCTTCATCGCGCTGATCCGCGCCGCCGGCGTGGCGCTGGTCCACACCGATTCGTCCGACTATCCGGCGATCGGCGATGCGAGCGGGCCGATCCGCTATGCGCGGCTGATGGCGGCGCGCGCCGAGGAGCCGACCGGCTATGCCGCGCCCGAGATCGCGCGCTTCGCGGCGCTGGCGCGCGACTGGGCGGCGGGCGGCGATCCCGACCAGCCCTTCGCCCATGCCGCGGCCGATCCCGCGCCGGCCAGGCCACGCGACACCTTTCTCTTCTACATCAACGGCGCCAAGCTGCGCGCCCCGCACGCCGCCCTGGCGACGATCGCCGCGCTCTGA